The Triticum aestivum cultivar Chinese Spring chromosome 4B, IWGSC CS RefSeq v2.1, whole genome shotgun sequence sequence AGCAGCTACTGACGCATCGACATTACCGGGTCCGCCGTCAACGCTACCACGGCGCCAGACAACGCCAGCTCCCTACGTGCGTCCTCATCACACATTCGTCGCCGAGACCCTACCGTGCCACGCCGCTGCGACTCCACGTCGTCAATGCGTCACATGAAATGCCGCTCCACCTGCGTCCTACTGGGAGAGCGACACCGAGagcgccgccatcgtccgatccgggATACCCGGATCTGGGATTTTCCCCGAAGCAGCATGAGTGGTTAGACGGTGTCTGCAATGgggatgccttcaacaaggtaacgacgcgTAGACGCCACCATCCTGCCAGAGCTTAGTTTTCACCGGCAGCCATGCCTCCCCAACTCACCGCCGGGACTAGCCGTAGGATCTAGGGATCCACCACAACCAGCCAGCCGACCACCTCTGGTGGAGGAGGAGGCCACCACCGCCACGCCCGGGGCCGGAGCCCTCAGTTTCCTCGTGTTGGGGGACGAACCCAGGAGCCCACGTGTCGTCGTCGGAGTCGACGAGACGCAACAGGTACTGCAGCATGGGTTGCGGCCCGTCCGAACCCATCTGAGTTCAGATCAGGCCCAACGACTGCCGCCACCGTCCGCTAGCCTTTGCGCCGTCCGCCGTCACCGCCACCCCACGTCATTGCCATTGAATGGCCGAAGCGAGCGCCATCGCTGCGATCCCAAAATTTGGCAGCAGTGCCACATGGGCTTTGACTCTCGGTGGCAGCAGCAACGGGAGGGGAGGACATGGCGCGGAGGAGATCTGGAGATGGCCGGCAAGGGCGCTCTGATTCGGCTCGGCGCAGCCGCACGGGAGTGAGATGGGGGAGGAGGGGAGACCGGATGCGGGAGCTTTGGTGTGCACACTAGTTAGCTGACACACGTGCTTATTAGATATCAATCATTAATTTTATACTAATCACAAATTTATTTGTAAAGATGACCTCCATTGCTATACAACTGACCTcagagaattttttttgtttctatCTTCGTTCCTGTCCATAAACTAGGCAGTGTCCTTAGTCGTCCACAGGTATTTTTGGGATGTTTTTTTCGAaagaaggcaaaagatttgccttatATATTAATTAAGAGAGGAATAGAGAGTACAATACAGGACCCAACACACAAAGTGATAACTCTCTTGATAAGATGACACCTAATTTTTTTTCCGCCAGCAGTCACCCATAGACGAGCTTCTTCTTTTATGGAACGGAGGAAAATCGGCGGCGGCACACTCTTGTTGCGGAAAATCCGTGCATTTTTTTCCTTTCAAATAGCCCAACACACAGGCATGGTGATGGACACCATCGCCATCCTATTCGGGATGGAGGAGTCCGACCGCTTGACCCACAATCTTTCACGGGCCTCTCGAGAAGCCAAGTGTCGGTATCGATGATCTCTAAATGAAGCCAATCCTTAATCAAGATCCAAAGCCGCCTAGTGATGCTTCACTTGGAGAAGACGTCGGCACCAGATTCCTGCTCACGCTTGCACAGAGGTCAAATACCACAATTCGGCCAACCACGCCTGGCCAACCTATCTGCAGTCCAGAGCCTATCTTAAGTGGCCAACCAAGCAATGAATTTGACTTTTGGGGGAGCCCAAGATTTCCACACAGGATGCTCCATGGGGGATATAAGGTTCCCATAAAGTGACCCTAGTAGGCGGAAGCTGCGGAATATTGCCCATCATTTGTGTTCTTCCATACAATCTCGTCCTCGGCATGAGTGTCAAGCTGAAAGTCATGGATGATTGTCCAGAGGGCCACAAATTGGCGAATGTGTTCCAATGTGAAGTTCTCCGACAACTTGACCTTGGACACCCAAGCATCGTCGGAAAGAGCCTCCTTTATCTTCCACTTTTTCCTAACAGATGCCACAAAAATGTGGGGCGCAATGTCCTTGGGCTTCCGGTTGTTTTTAACTACTGTCCAGTGACCTTCACGGATGCCATCTCAATATTTTCTAACATTCTGAGTGTAAGCAACGTCTAATTGAGTACATGATAAACCGGATGTCATGTGCATATATATGGAACATTGTTCATAGATTGTTGCTCACTAGAACTGGAAGTTCACTTACTCTTGCGAAGATGTATCTCGTGCGACATAGGAAACAACCCTCTCTTTTCCTCTTGGGTATATAAATAATTCAACACCTTGTCCATGCAAGTGCCCCGACTTAATCCAATTAGCCCCTTTGATTTATCTAAATAGATTTTGATACTCAAGATCCCTTTTCGTTGCCCACACGAACGAAGAGTGCGTGTTAAACtggcgccttcttcttcctccagccagctcctctcttctctctctttctcatTTTCCTTCCATTTTCACGACCAATTTCTCTCGTTTCTCAGTCGTAGACAGAACCATCTGCCAAATCCATCAGAGGGTGGACTCTCCCGGTGGCTAAGACCCCAATCAATCAATGGGGTAAGCCGGGCGCACATGGAGGCGAACGGGCGTGGATAGGCCCATGGAGAACCGGTGGCGGAACTTCGCAGGCTGCGTCGGCTGCTGCAGAGTGTATGTGGCCTTGGTTATTGCTGCTGCTTAGGGGGAGGCGGCGGTGGTCGTTGAGACCAGCCTGTGGAGCTCCTTGACGGGTGCGATGTGCGTTCTGCACGGAGCCCCGGCAAGGCGCGGTGCAGATAGGTAACAGCTCAAAGCCGCAACGCACATTTTAAGGgtataacaccatctactcctaaTTATCTTCTGAATATAGACAAAGTTTAAATGAAAGTTGGGGTTCCTGTAGGGGTTTGTCATTGGCCGTTGGCccacttttaactaaataaaaacCCAACTCTAAAGGACACTCAAGGGGGTGGTATTTAAAATGGATAAGAGAAGATTTTGACCTGCCATGGAGGAGTTGACTGAATCTAACTTTGGGGATATTTCCTTCCTGAATACAAACTCTACAAACTATCTAATGTGTCTTAGTCTGAAATACATGGTACTTGGCCAAAATTAAGGTGGCTCCAGCCTATAGATAGCCATGGACGGAATTTTATGAAATGAAGTTTAGTTATTTTTCCCTAGTCTTCACATCATTATGGTGGTTCAATGTCCCAAAATGTACATTTCAAGCTCCTTCTCCACTCCTTCGATGGATGCTACTATCATatgcttgatcatgctccaatgCTTGTCCCTATTATGTATGCTAGGACCTTCGTTCCTGAACAACAAAAACACGTCTAATTTATGCAGCATCGCATGCTCATGATAATAAGGAATAGCTAATAGAAACGAAAGTACCTGTAAATGAGTtgccgtgcgcgagctctagtgtGTGGTGCTTATATTTCACATACTTGAGCAACTCTGTAGCGTCAGTGTGTGTAATCACAAAGAAAAATTTCCTTTCACTAAAGCATCTTTGGAACGATCCATTTTTTCCATTGGTGCAATGTAGATACACTTTGGCATAAATTCAGTTATACAGGACTCAGGTGGGCAAACATTACAAACATGCATTTTTTCAATTTCAGTGTTTGTTGAACTTTTTGTGGGAATGTGTTTTTGAAATCTATGAATCGAAGAGGTGTAAAATCTGTACTAGGAATAGTGGTGAGATCCAAAATAGTTTGTCCTCGATTCTAGGAACAAATGTGGGATGCAAGTCCATGTCACCAACAAACGTGCACTACATTTTCGCCAGATTGATGTTTACTCATGGACAATCTAATTGTTTTCACACTATGTCAATGTATATAGTCGAAACATGTCGTGTTTGTGTCTCGCTCTTGTGTACAAGTTTTGCATGATCAATTCCTTATCATGTCTCCTGTTTGAGGAAAAGGATATTTACCTCATGTGGGTGTGGCGATGTACTGTAATGCAGGTTTGGCTCTGGAGCCACTCTCCGGCGCACTAGCAGCTGGCAACGCTGTGGTTGTAAAACCATCTGAGCTAGCGCCATATACTGCAGCATTCCTTGCTGCCAACATACCGAGGTACCTCGATCCTAGGGCTGTGAAGGTCGTCTTGGGTGGACCTGAAGTTGGAGAGCAACTCATGGAGCTCAGATGGGATAAAGTTCTTTTCACTGGTAAGGACAAACTTGAAAAATCACGTCACTTCTCCACAGAGTAGTCATCAGAAGCGACAGATCATCAGCTTGTTGTTCTTGCGTGTCTGTATATGATGCTCATTTATTTATGTTGTCCAGGTAGTGCTCGTGTAGGGCGCACTATCTTGACGAAAGCAGCAAAGCACTTGACCCCTGTCGTGCTTGAACTTGGTTCAAAATGCCCATGCATTGTTGATCAGCTATATAGTAAGAGGGATAGGCAGGTAACTCTCAGGGTCTTGTCATGTTTTCAGTTGCAACAGTAGTCACATTGAATGACAGGTTTGATGTATATTCCATGTACTGGTCACACAGATTGCCGTGAATCGCATGGCGGGAGCGAAATGGTCAGTTTGTGCCGGCCAAGCTTGCGCTGCCATCGATTATATCCTGGTCGAGGAGAAATTTGCACCCATCCTTGTATGGTCCACTCTGATATCTCGTTAACTATATATAGTACTATAAAATCACATGACATAGATACTAGATATATCTTACGACTCTTGCTACTTGAGCATGGATTAATTTTTTTTTTCTCTCTCAAGATTGGGCTACTAAAATCAACAGTCAAGAGGTTTACCACTACACCAGAGTGCATGGCCCGGATCCTAAATGCAAAGCACTTCCAGAGGTTAAGTAACTTCCTGGTGGATGATAAGGTGGCGGCTTCTGTGGTGCATGGTGGTTCAGTGAACCCGAAGACCTTGTAAGTTGTGAAAAATGTCTGCTTTAGTGTGTGTGCATGCTTCTTATGGATACAACATGTACATGGACATGTTGGAATTCATGCCTCATACCACTATGCCTATGCCGCAGGACCATTGAACCCACCATATTGTTAAACCCCCCACTCCATTCCGACATCATGACCGAGGAGATATTTGGTCCACTGCTACCGATCATCACGGTATGCCCAAATGGATAACGATACATGGCAGATTCTAATGCTAATCTGATATTGTATGTACATGTGGGCCTTTAGGTAAAGAAGATTGAAGATAGTATTAAGTTCGTCAATTCGATGCCGAAACCGCTCGCAATCTACGCTTTCACAAAAAACGAGAAGTTGAAGCATCAGATTATAGATGAAACGTCCTCTGGGAGCGTCACGTTCAATGACGCAATTGTGCAGGTATGCAAACTTATCAACCTCATTCCTCCGACCCGCACGTGTTTTCATGGCATAAAAGTCTGAGGTGTTCTCATTCTTTTTACTACTGATATCAACCTACTCGTGATTATTGTGTTGTTGCAGTACGCGGTGGAAGGCCTCCCATTTGGTGGCGTCGGGGAAAGCGGATTCGGACAGTACCATGGCAAGTACACCTTTGAGCTTTTCAGCCACAAAAAGGCGGTGTTCAAGAGAAGCTTCCTGATCGAGTTCATGTTCAGATACCCGCCGTGGGATGACACTAAGACTGAGATGTTGAGGCGTGTCTATAATACGAACTACATACTTCTACTCCTCGGCCTGCTCGGCCTGAGGAGATGACTGAAGAAACAATCTGGACAAAAAGACCggggacgagagagagagagaagctacACCGTATGCACCAAAGCATATGCATTACatattgcttccattccaaaatatGCTGCGTCCGCGTtttccgaggtccaactttgaccataaatttaaccaacgagaccgactgcagcGGGACAAAAAAATATTGAAAaattcttttgaatacgaattcactggtataacttttgctGCCGCCACAGTCGATCACGTTggtgaaatttatggtcaaagttgaagcataggaatagaggaagcactatattttggaaacggagggagtacaacataagTTCTATATACTATTTAATTGGATTGCAAAATTGGATTGTGTACATGTGTAACCTATTCCTATAAATGTTGTGATTCCTCAACGGTTGGACAATTTGTTATTTAGGATAACAACCCTGAACCCTAAACTCTAAACCCTAGACAAATTTAGGCAGGATCTAGGCAAAGAGAAAACCTTTGAAATTAAACTAGAATTTAATAAGTAAGACTCAATCTGTGGTTACTAAAATGTGCTACATTGAACTTATTTAATAATCTGATACAGAATAATATATAGCCACAGAAGGATAATATTTTCTAGCCAAAAGATGAAATATTGGTGGAGCAAACTAAAACATGATCCATGCCTGGGTCTCCAATGAGAAGGTTTGGGAACGTGTCTAGATTGGCTAGATGCAAGCTGCTTCCAACTTCCGcttgatgaggctgatgatgatgaggggACACGATCGTGATAACCATAGTATCCCTAATATTGTGAACTTGGCGAGTAGGTATGGAATCCCTCCAATCCAAACCATGGAACCTTGTAGGGCTGGTACGCAGGCATGTTATAGGTCTTGGAATATTCCGGAGAGGATACGGCACTCAAGCTGGATACCACTTCTCGTGCATAACCATGGACGTCGTAGTATCCGCCGCTCACATATCTAGGGACGCCGATGCAAGCTTCCCCTTGACATCCTACATAGTTGGGGTCATACGACGAGGACTCCATCCCGTCGTAAGATCATGTCCCCTGCTGATGAAAATGTTGCGATACATCTGTTATGATATCATAACATCC is a genomic window containing:
- the LOC123090531 gene encoding aldehyde dehydrogenase family 3 member F1-like is translated as MSSSASVSMGRFHESLGSLQEVRESGRTKDLAWRRSQLRGLLRLLTEKEDDIFGVLHDDLGKHRAESYRDELGLLVKSVNHTLRNLEKWAAPEKAQAPLVSFPATALVVPEPLGVVLIFSCWNLPLGLALEPLSGALAAGNAVVVKPSELAPYTAAFLAANIPRYLDPRAVKVVLGGPEVGEQLMELRWDKVLFTGSARVGRTILTKAAKHLTPVVLELGSKCPCIVDQLYSKRDRQIAVNRMAGAKWSVCAGQACAAIDYILVEEKFAPILIGLLKSTVKRFTTTPECMARILNAKHFQRLSNFLVDDKVAASVVHGGSVNPKTLTIEPTILLNPPLHSDIMTEEIFGPLLPIITVKKIEDSIKFVNSMPKPLAIYAFTKNEKLKHQIIDETSSGSVTFNDAIVQYAVEGLPFGGVGESGFGQYHGKYTFELFSHKKAVFKRSFLIEFMFRYPPWDDTKTEMLRRVYNTNYILLLLGLLGLRR